From Afipia carboxidovorans OM5, one genomic window encodes:
- a CDS encoding spermidine synthase, protein MTASSPAGAASSATRERAVLAVYTVTIFTSALLLFSVQPLFTKMVLPRLGGSPAVWSVAMVFFQSLLLGGYAYAHALMMLKSRVLPVAIHLVLLAVAATFLPLSIASGFAEPPESGYAFWLLGLFAVSIGLPFFALAANNPLLQAWFVRTGHPDGPDPYFLYASSNIGSFLALLSYPLLLEPSLTLHAQNLWWAAGYGVLILLIAVCGYMMLRAPAMAVASTAATDAAPAPSWTQWGRWVFLAAVPSGLLIAVTAHISTDVAAAPLLWVLPLSLYLLTWVLVFQSRPLLSHDWMLAIQPFAIAGTVILLAIGGEQNLLLTLGGHQLCFFLIAMACHGELARTRPPARYLTGFYVALSFGGMVGGLFAGLLAPFTFSWVAEYPILLALAALCRPKWTPRRGAMRLWLIAMVAGLALIAFAGHLGKVEAFLETWRVWAIGAVAVVAALLAVAMRLNRFQFAALVALGLVLVRVYPLDEGRVETVRSFFGVHKIVVTPDEQYHVLMHGTTIHGAEKFKADDGTPLTGRPEPITYYHNDGGMGRAIAAVRARKDAPLRVAAIGLGAGTLACQAAPGETWRFFEIDRTMVETARDPKYFTYVSSCMPQMEPVIGDARLTFAREPDGVYDLVIVDAYSSDAIPIHLATKEAMAIYKAKLAPNGVVMMHVSNRHLELASVAVGIADANGLMSWVFNEDSGRNGEYIFTTNVVASARVPEDVGALASDPLWERTAPRSDVRVWTDDYSNVLGAVMRRLREGD, encoded by the coding sequence ATGACCGCCTCATCTCCGGCCGGCGCGGCATCTTCCGCAACGCGCGAGCGTGCGGTGCTTGCGGTCTACACGGTGACGATCTTTACCAGCGCGCTACTGCTGTTCTCGGTGCAGCCGCTGTTCACCAAAATGGTGCTGCCGCGGCTCGGCGGCTCGCCCGCGGTGTGGTCGGTGGCTATGGTGTTCTTCCAATCGCTGCTGCTCGGTGGGTATGCCTATGCGCACGCGCTGATGATGCTGAAAAGCCGCGTGCTGCCGGTCGCGATCCATCTCGTGTTGCTCGCGGTGGCGGCGACGTTCCTGCCGCTGTCGATCGCGAGCGGCTTCGCCGAGCCGCCGGAGAGTGGATACGCGTTCTGGCTGCTCGGTCTGTTCGCCGTCTCGATCGGCCTGCCGTTCTTTGCGCTCGCCGCGAACAATCCGCTGCTGCAGGCATGGTTCGTGCGCACTGGCCATCCGGACGGGCCGGACCCTTATTTCCTCTATGCCTCATCCAACATCGGCAGCTTTCTGGCGCTGCTGTCATATCCATTGCTGCTTGAGCCGTCGCTGACGCTGCACGCGCAGAATCTCTGGTGGGCCGCGGGCTATGGCGTTCTCATCTTGCTGATCGCCGTGTGCGGTTATATGATGCTGCGAGCGCCCGCGATGGCGGTTGCCTCCACCGCCGCCACCGATGCGGCGCCCGCGCCGTCATGGACGCAGTGGGGACGATGGGTGTTTCTCGCTGCCGTTCCTTCGGGGCTGCTCATCGCCGTCACCGCCCATATCTCGACCGACGTTGCCGCCGCGCCGCTGTTATGGGTGCTGCCGCTGTCGCTTTATCTCCTGACATGGGTGCTGGTGTTTCAGTCGCGCCCGTTGCTGTCGCACGACTGGATGCTGGCGATACAGCCGTTTGCGATTGCGGGTACGGTCATTCTGCTCGCAATTGGCGGCGAGCAGAATCTGCTGCTGACGCTCGGCGGACATCAGCTCTGCTTCTTCCTTATCGCGATGGCGTGCCACGGCGAACTCGCGCGCACCCGTCCACCGGCGCGCTATCTCACCGGATTCTATGTCGCGCTGTCGTTCGGCGGCATGGTCGGCGGCTTGTTCGCCGGGTTGCTCGCGCCGTTCACGTTCTCATGGGTCGCGGAATATCCGATCCTGCTTGCGCTCGCCGCATTGTGCCGCCCGAAGTGGACACCACGGCGTGGCGCGATGCGGCTGTGGCTCATCGCGATGGTTGCAGGTCTGGCGCTGATCGCATTCGCCGGGCACCTCGGCAAGGTCGAGGCGTTCCTTGAAACGTGGCGGGTCTGGGCAATCGGTGCGGTGGCCGTCGTCGCCGCGCTGCTCGCAGTGGCGATGCGGCTCAATCGCTTTCAGTTCGCGGCGCTCGTCGCGCTGGGCCTCGTGCTGGTGCGCGTCTATCCGCTGGACGAGGGACGGGTGGAAACGGTGCGCAGCTTCTTCGGCGTCCACAAGATCGTGGTGACCCCGGACGAGCAGTATCACGTGCTGATGCACGGCACGACGATCCATGGCGCGGAGAAGTTCAAGGCCGATGATGGCACGCCGCTGACGGGGCGGCCCGAACCGATCACCTATTACCACAATGACGGCGGCATGGGCCGCGCGATCGCGGCCGTTCGTGCGCGCAAGGACGCGCCGTTGCGCGTCGCCGCCATAGGGCTCGGCGCGGGCACGCTTGCCTGTCAGGCAGCGCCGGGAGAGACGTGGCGATTCTTCGAGATCGACCGGACCATGGTCGAGACCGCGCGCGATCCGAAATACTTCACCTATGTCTCGTCCTGCATGCCGCAGATGGAGCCGGTGATTGGCGATGCGCGGCTGACCTTCGCGCGCGAGCCGGACGGCGTGTATGATCTCGTCATTGTCGATGCGTATTCCTCGGACGCGATCCCGATCCACCTCGCGACCAAAGAGGCGATGGCGATCTACAAGGCAAAGCTCGCGCCGAACGGCGTGGTGATGATGCATGTCTCCAACCGCCATCTCGAACTTGCGAGCGTCGCGGTCGGCATTGCCGATGCCAATGGCCTGATGAGCTGGGTCTTCAACGAGGACAGCGGACGCAACGGCGAATACATCTTCACCACCAACGTGGTGGCGTCGGCGCGCGTGCCGGAAGATGTCGGTGCCCTTGCATCCGATCCGTTATGGGAGCGCACCGCGCCGCGCTCTGATGTGCGGGTGTGGACCGACGATTATTCCAACGTGCTTGGCGCGGTGATGCGGCGGCTGCGCGAGGGCGACTAG
- a CDS encoding 50S ribosomal protein L11 methyltransferase: MTAPAPTSTSAPTFHATCEVGTEVRANRIADTLSEMVDDGETVVAAFEQPGGTWSVSLYFALSPDEVAIRTLLAQVAGDDVAATLAFDTVEPKDWVKASLADLVPVEAGRFIVHGHHDRERIAPNKLRIEIEAALAFGTGHHGTTRGCLLLLDRVLHRRAPRRVLDLGTGTGVLAIAAAKALRRPILASDIDPQSVLVAHDNAVLNGVGQYVETFQAIGFGSPRFAQAGPFDLVLANILANPLRQLAPAMARHVAPSGHVILSGLLPPQARSVIAAYRAQGLRLVRRYDLDGWTSLLMRQSA; encoded by the coding sequence ATGACCGCTCCCGCCCCGACATCAACCTCCGCGCCCACGTTTCACGCTACCTGCGAGGTGGGAACCGAAGTCCGGGCCAACCGCATCGCCGATACCCTGTCCGAGATGGTCGATGACGGCGAGACGGTGGTTGCCGCCTTTGAACAGCCGGGCGGCACATGGAGCGTGTCGCTCTATTTCGCATTGTCCCCGGACGAGGTCGCGATCCGCACGCTGTTGGCGCAGGTCGCGGGCGATGACGTCGCCGCCACGCTCGCCTTCGATACCGTCGAGCCGAAAGACTGGGTGAAAGCGAGCCTGGCCGACCTCGTGCCGGTCGAAGCAGGACGATTTATCGTCCACGGCCATCACGACCGCGAGCGGATTGCACCGAACAAGCTGCGAATCGAGATCGAGGCCGCGCTTGCCTTCGGCACCGGCCACCACGGCACCACGCGCGGCTGCCTCCTGCTGCTCGACCGCGTGCTGCACCGGCGCGCACCACGGCGCGTGCTCGATCTCGGCACCGGCACCGGCGTGCTTGCGATTGCCGCGGCCAAGGCGTTGCGGCGTCCCATCCTCGCAAGCGATATCGATCCGCAATCGGTGCTGGTCGCGCACGACAACGCCGTGCTCAACGGCGTCGGGCAGTATGTCGAGACATTCCAGGCCATCGGCTTCGGCTCGCCACGCTTTGCGCAGGCCGGGCCGTTCGATCTCGTGCTGGCAAACATCCTCGCCAACCCGTTGCGGCAACTCGCACCGGCGATGGCGCGGCACGTTGCGCCGTCCGGTCACGTCATCTTGTCAGGGTTGTTGCCGCCGCAGGCACGTAGCGTCATCGCGGCCTATCGCGCGCAGGGCTTGCGTCTTGTCCGCCGCTACGATCTCGACGGCTGGACCAGCCTGTTGATGCGGCAGTCTGCTTAG
- a CDS encoding ABC transporter ATP-binding protein: MSAIITVSNLTKTYASGFTALNDINLEIRRGEIFALLGPNGAGKTTLISTICGLAMATKGTVTIGGHDNVRNYRAAREMIGLVPQELHTDAWETPTATAAFSRGLFGKPKNTPLIEKILKDLALWDKRKSQIITLSGGMKRRVMIAKALAHEPQILFLDEPTAGVDVELRKSMWEVVRELRASGVTIILTTHYIEEAEEMADRVGVINKGEIVLVEDKATLMRKLGRKQLTLHFNEPVTTLPASLGIYQLELSEDRKELTYTYDTKGERTGITTLLNDLRAAGLNFNDLNTTQSSLEDIFVNLVHRA; this comes from the coding sequence ATGTCCGCAATCATTACCGTTTCCAATCTGACCAAGACCTATGCGTCAGGCTTCACCGCGCTGAACGACATCAACCTGGAGATTCGCCGGGGTGAGATCTTTGCGCTGCTCGGCCCGAACGGCGCGGGGAAGACGACGCTCATCAGCACGATCTGCGGCCTTGCGATGGCGACCAAGGGCACCGTGACGATCGGCGGCCACGATAATGTCAGGAACTATCGTGCCGCGCGCGAGATGATCGGCCTCGTGCCGCAGGAACTGCATACCGACGCTTGGGAAACACCGACGGCGACCGCCGCGTTCAGCCGCGGTCTGTTCGGCAAGCCGAAGAACACACCGCTGATCGAGAAGATTCTGAAAGACCTCGCGCTGTGGGACAAGCGCAAGAGCCAGATCATCACCCTCTCCGGCGGCATGAAGCGCCGCGTGATGATCGCCAAGGCGCTCGCACACGAGCCGCAGATTCTGTTTCTCGACGAGCCGACCGCGGGCGTCGACGTCGAACTGCGCAAATCGATGTGGGAGGTGGTGCGCGAACTGCGCGCCTCCGGCGTCACTATCATCCTCACCACGCATTACATCGAGGAAGCCGAGGAGATGGCCGACCGTGTCGGTGTCATCAACAAAGGCGAGATCGTGCTTGTCGAGGACAAGGCGACGTTGATGCGCAAGCTTGGCCGCAAACAACTGACGCTGCATTTCAACGAGCCGGTTACGACGCTGCCCGCCTCGCTCGGCATCTACCAGTTGGAGCTGTCGGAGGACCGTAAGGAACTGACCTACACCTACGACACCAAGGGCGAGCGCACCGGCATCACCACGCTGCTGAACGATCTGCGCGCCGCCGGGCTCAACTTCAACGATCTCAACACCACGCAATCCTCGCTCGAGGACATCTTCGTCAATTTGGTGCACCGCGCATGA
- a CDS encoding phytoene desaturase family protein gives MSRYDAIIIGAGHNGLTCAAYLAMNGLTVKVVERRKVVGGAAVTEEFHPGFRNSVAAYTVSLLNPQVIADLDLAGHGLRIVERRAQNFLPAPDGSYLLTGEGHTHQSLAKLSERDSLEIDAFNAELETIADVLRQFVLRAPPNVVEGVSLNTLRESFNALESGAILRRLSLEQQRLLLDLFTLSAGEMLDDRFESDLVKALFGFDAIVGHYASPYAAGSAYVMLHHAFGEVNGRKGRWGHAIGGMGAITQAMAASARSHGAEIETDAGVREILVENGHAIGVTLDNGETLRGRYIVSNVNPTLLYTRLVPQAALPAPFAKRIAQYRNGSGTFRMNVALSALPSFTALPGAGDHLTSGIIIAPSLAYMERAYQDARQFGWSREPVVEMLIPSTLDDSLSPPGAHIASLFCQHVAPTLPEGKSWDDHREEVADLMIATVDRYAPGFAQSVIARQILSPLDLEREFGLIGGDIFHGKLTLNQLFSARPLLGHADYRGPLKGLYHCGAGAHPGGGVTGAPGYNAAQTVLRDHQRIFL, from the coding sequence ATGTCACGATATGACGCCATCATCATCGGAGCGGGCCATAACGGCCTCACCTGCGCAGCCTATCTTGCGATGAACGGTCTCACCGTGAAGGTGGTGGAACGGCGCAAGGTGGTGGGCGGCGCGGCGGTGACGGAGGAATTCCATCCCGGCTTCCGCAATTCAGTCGCCGCCTACACCGTCAGCCTTCTCAACCCGCAGGTGATCGCCGATCTCGATCTTGCCGGCCATGGGCTGCGCATCGTCGAGCGGCGGGCACAGAATTTCCTGCCCGCACCGGACGGCAGTTATCTCCTCACCGGCGAAGGCCACACCCATCAGTCGCTTGCGAAGCTGAGCGAGCGCGACTCATTGGAGATCGACGCCTTCAACGCCGAGCTCGAGACCATCGCCGACGTGCTGCGGCAGTTCGTGCTGCGCGCGCCGCCGAATGTGGTCGAAGGCGTTTCGCTCAACACGCTGCGTGAGAGCTTCAACGCGCTGGAGAGCGGCGCCATCCTCCGGCGGCTGTCGCTCGAACAGCAGCGGTTGCTGCTCGATCTGTTCACGCTGTCGGCGGGCGAGATGCTGGATGACCGGTTCGAGAGCGATCTCGTCAAGGCGCTGTTCGGATTCGATGCCATCGTCGGCCATTATGCGAGCCCCTACGCGGCCGGCTCCGCCTATGTGATGCTGCATCACGCTTTCGGCGAGGTGAACGGCCGCAAGGGGCGATGGGGCCACGCCATCGGCGGCATGGGCGCAATCACACAAGCGATGGCGGCATCGGCACGCAGCCACGGCGCGGAGATCGAGACCGATGCCGGTGTGCGCGAAATATTGGTCGAGAACGGCCACGCGATCGGCGTCACGCTCGATAACGGCGAGACACTGCGCGGGCGTTATATCGTCTCCAATGTCAACCCGACGCTGCTTTATACCCGGCTGGTGCCGCAGGCGGCGCTGCCCGCGCCGTTCGCCAAGCGGATTGCGCAATACCGCAACGGCTCGGGTACCTTCCGCATGAACGTCGCGCTCTCGGCACTGCCGTCGTTCACGGCGCTCCCCGGCGCGGGCGATCATCTTACCAGCGGCATCATCATTGCGCCGTCGCTCGCCTATATGGAGCGCGCCTATCAGGACGCGCGGCAGTTCGGCTGGAGCCGCGAGCCGGTGGTGGAGATGCTGATTCCCTCGACGCTCGATGACAGTCTGAGCCCACCCGGCGCCCATATCGCGAGCCTGTTCTGTCAGCACGTCGCACCCACACTGCCGGAGGGCAAGTCCTGGGACGATCACCGCGAGGAAGTGGCCGACCTGATGATCGCCACCGTCGACCGCTATGCCCCCGGCTTTGCCCAAAGCGTGATTGCCCGCCAGATTCTCTCGCCGCTCGATCTCGAACGCGAATTCGGGCTGATCGGCGGCGACATCTTCCACGGCAAGCTGACGCTGAACCAGTTGTTCTCGGCGCGGCCGCTGCTCGGCCATGCCGACTACCGCGGGCCTCTCAAAGGCCTCTACCATTGCGGCGCGGGCGCCCACCCGGGCGGCGGCGTCACCGGCGCGCCGGGCTATAACGCGGCCCAGACCGTGCTGCGCGACCACCAGCGGATTTTCCTGTAG
- a CDS encoding ABC transporter permease, with translation MNLHAIGAIYKFEMARTFRTLLQSVVSPVISTSLYFVVFGSAIGSRIPEIHGVSYGAFIVPGLIMLSVLTQSITNASFGIYFPKFTGTIYELLSAPVSAFEAVIGYVGAAATKSFVLGLIILATAGLFVPLKIAHPAWMFAFLALTAITFSLLGFIIGIWADGFEQLQVVPLLIVTPLTFLGGSFYSIDMLPPTWRFITLFNPVVYLISGFRWSFTEIADVSVAHSMGMILVFLTVSMAVIWWIFKTGYRLKR, from the coding sequence ATGAATCTTCACGCTATCGGCGCGATCTACAAATTCGAGATGGCACGCACATTCCGCACGCTGCTGCAGAGTGTCGTCTCGCCGGTAATCTCGACCTCGCTGTATTTCGTCGTGTTCGGCTCGGCGATCGGCTCGCGGATTCCGGAAATCCATGGCGTGAGCTATGGTGCGTTCATCGTGCCGGGCCTCATCATGCTGTCGGTGCTGACGCAGAGCATTACCAACGCCTCGTTCGGCATCTACTTTCCGAAATTCACCGGCACGATCTATGAGCTGCTGTCGGCGCCGGTGTCGGCCTTTGAAGCGGTGATCGGCTATGTCGGCGCGGCGGCGACGAAATCCTTCGTGCTCGGTCTGATCATTCTGGCGACCGCCGGCCTGTTCGTGCCGCTCAAGATCGCGCATCCGGCGTGGATGTTCGCCTTCCTCGCGCTCACGGCGATTACCTTCAGCCTGCTCGGCTTCATCATCGGCATCTGGGCCGACGGCTTCGAGCAGCTGCAGGTGGTGCCGCTCCTGATCGTGACGCCGCTGACGTTCCTTGGCGGCAGCTTCTATTCCATCGACATGCTACCGCCGACCTGGCGCTTCATCACGCTGTTCAATCCGGTCGTGTATCTTATCAGCGGCTTCCGCTGGAGCTTCACCGAGATCGCCGACGTCAGCGTCGCCCACAGCATGGGGATGATTCTGGTCTTCCTCACCGTCAGCATGGCGGTGATCTGGTGGATTTTCAAAACCGGCTATCGGTTGAAGCGCTAA
- a CDS encoding ATP-dependent helicase, giving the protein MTEPVRRPVADVPAHQPAAGGIAARARAAAAPQYLTALNPEQREAVETLDGPVLVLAGAGTGKTRVLTSRIAHILSEGRARPSEILSVTFTNKAAREMKQRLGVMLGQTVEGMPWLGTFHAIAGRILRVHAELAQLKSNFTVLDVDDQIRLLKQLLQAEGIDDKRWPARMLAGLIDGWKNRGLTPSQVPSGEAAIFGNGKGGKLYTAYQERLKILNAADFGDLLLENIRIFREHPDVLRQYQHRFRYILVDEYQDTNVAQYLWLRLLAQAPSPLTSPRLRGEHSRPSADVLEEGRRGEATALARSASGEGQNLDISLEDSAPHPNPLPVNGERGQTPKNICCVGDDDQSIYGWRGAEVDNILRFDHDFPGAKVVRLERNYRSTGHILATASHLIAHNEGRLGKTLRTEDVDGEKVSVTGAWDSEEEARSIGEEIEQFQRAGEKLNEIAILVRASFQMREFEDRFVTLGLPYRVIGGPRFYERAEIRDALAYLRVINSPADDLAFERIVNVPKRGLGDATVQLLHDHARKRRVPLTEAARAIIETDELKPKPRGSLRDLLASFDRWSAQRDAIPHTELAEIVLDESGYTEMWQKDRSADAAGRLENLKELVRSMEEFENLHGFLEHISLVMDREGGGDEDAVSVMTLHSAKGLEFDNVFLPGWEEGLFPHQRALDEQGRAGLEEERRLAHVGITRARRRAKIYFATNRRIHGSWSTTIPSRFLDELPAEHVEILESKGGAGWGGAGGYGASRFDNIESFGSSYSTPGWQRAQSNRGRGGGFNESGARYGGGGRRKPLTIEGELIAKSTGTESEFAPGERVFHQKFGYGRIARVDGNKLTIAFDKAGEKKVIDSFVTRA; this is encoded by the coding sequence ATGACTGAACCTGTTCGCCGACCCGTTGCCGATGTGCCTGCCCACCAGCCTGCCGCTGGCGGCATTGCCGCGCGCGCCCGTGCGGCGGCGGCTCCCCAATATCTCACAGCGCTGAACCCCGAGCAGCGCGAGGCGGTCGAGACGCTCGATGGCCCCGTGCTGGTGCTCGCCGGCGCCGGCACCGGCAAGACCCGCGTTCTCACCTCGCGCATCGCCCACATCCTGAGCGAGGGCCGCGCCCGGCCGTCCGAAATCCTGTCAGTGACGTTTACCAACAAGGCCGCGCGCGAGATGAAGCAGCGGCTCGGCGTCATGCTCGGCCAGACGGTGGAAGGCATGCCGTGGCTCGGCACCTTCCACGCCATCGCCGGGCGCATCCTGCGCGTGCATGCCGAACTCGCGCAGTTGAAGTCGAACTTCACCGTGCTCGACGTCGACGACCAGATCCGTCTTCTCAAGCAGCTTCTGCAGGCCGAGGGCATCGACGACAAGCGCTGGCCCGCGCGCATGCTCGCCGGCCTGATCGACGGCTGGAAGAACCGCGGCCTCACGCCCTCGCAGGTGCCCTCCGGCGAAGCCGCGATCTTCGGCAACGGCAAAGGCGGCAAGCTCTATACCGCCTATCAGGAGCGGCTGAAGATTCTCAACGCCGCCGATTTCGGCGATCTCCTTCTGGAGAACATCCGCATCTTCCGCGAGCACCCCGACGTGCTGCGGCAGTATCAGCATCGCTTCCGCTATATTCTGGTCGACGAATATCAGGACACCAACGTCGCGCAGTATCTCTGGCTGCGACTGCTGGCGCAGGCGCCGTCGCCTCTCACCTCGCCCCGCTTGCGGGGAGAGCATAGTCGGCCTTCGGCCGACGTCCTTGAGGAAGGACGCCGTGGCGAAGCCACGGCTTTGGCACGAAGTGCATCCGGTGAGGGGCAAAACCTCGACATCTCGCTTGAAGATTCCGCCCCTCACCCCAACCCTCTCCCCGTAAACGGGGAGAGGGGGCAGACGCCCAAAAACATCTGCTGCGTCGGCGACGACGACCAGTCGATCTATGGCTGGCGCGGCGCGGAGGTAGACAACATCCTGCGCTTCGATCACGACTTTCCCGGCGCGAAAGTCGTGCGGCTCGAGCGTAACTATCGCTCCACCGGCCACATCCTCGCCACCGCCTCGCACCTCATCGCCCACAACGAAGGCCGCCTCGGCAAGACGCTGCGCACCGAGGATGTCGACGGCGAAAAGGTGAGCGTCACCGGCGCCTGGGATTCGGAAGAAGAAGCCCGCTCGATCGGCGAGGAGATCGAACAGTTTCAGCGCGCGGGTGAGAAGCTCAACGAGATCGCCATTCTGGTGCGCGCCTCGTTTCAGATGCGCGAGTTTGAAGACCGTTTCGTCACGCTCGGCCTGCCCTATCGCGTGATCGGCGGTCCGCGCTTCTACGAACGCGCCGAAATCCGCGATGCGCTGGCCTATCTGCGCGTGATCAATTCGCCCGCCGACGATCTTGCGTTCGAGCGCATCGTCAACGTGCCGAAGCGCGGGCTCGGCGACGCCACGGTGCAGCTTCTGCACGACCACGCCCGCAAGCGCCGCGTGCCGCTGACGGAAGCCGCGCGCGCCATTATCGAGACTGACGAGTTAAAGCCCAAGCCGCGCGGCAGCCTGCGCGATCTGCTTGCCAGCTTCGACCGCTGGAGCGCGCAGCGCGACGCCATTCCGCACACCGAGCTTGCCGAAATCGTGCTCGACGAGAGCGGCTATACCGAGATGTGGCAGAAGGACCGCTCCGCCGACGCCGCTGGCCGGCTGGAAAACCTGAAAGAGCTCGTGCGCTCGATGGAAGAGTTCGAGAACCTGCACGGCTTCCTCGAACACATCTCGCTGGTGATGGACCGCGAAGGCGGCGGCGACGAAGATGCCGTGTCGGTGATGACGCTGCATTCGGCGAAGGGCCTCGAATTCGACAACGTGTTCCTGCCGGGCTGGGAAGAAGGGCTGTTTCCGCATCAGCGCGCGCTCGACGAACAGGGCCGCGCAGGGCTCGAGGAAGAACGCCGCCTCGCCCATGTCGGCATCACCCGCGCACGCCGGCGGGCGAAAATCTATTTCGCCACCAACCGCCGCATTCACGGCTCATGGTCGACGACCATTCCCTCGCGTTTTCTTGACGAACTGCCGGCCGAGCATGTCGAGATTCTGGAATCCAAAGGCGGTGCGGGATGGGGCGGCGCGGGGGGTTATGGCGCCTCGCGCTTCGACAACATCGAATCGTTCGGCTCGAGCTATTCGACGCCCGGCTGGCAGCGCGCGCAATCGAACCGTGGCCGCGGCGGTGGGTTCAACGAAAGCGGCGCGCGATATGGTGGCGGCGGGCGCCGCAAGCCGCTCACCATCGAAGGCGAACTGATCGCGAAATCGACCGGCACCGAATCCGAATTCGCGCCCGGCGAGCGCGTCTTCCACCAGAAGTTCGGCTACGGCCGCATCGCACGCGTCGACGGCAACAAACTCACCATCGCCTTCGACAAGGCTGGTGAGAAAAAAGTGATCGACAGCTTCGTGACGCGGGCCTGA
- a CDS encoding L,D-transpeptidase, giving the protein MRKLVLAVAALAFAAGTSLAHAAVDIEVNKDIQQMTVSVDGQVLYRWPVSSGNPTHETPNGKFQTFRMEEDHYSKEFDDAPMPHSIFFTKQGHAIHGTDSVRNLGMPVSHGCVRLSRANATTLWNLVKREGLLKTSVRLTGSSRVALARNPRNVATRGGTTLDANAGATAGQPLDTTPRRLAPGAMFDRPGDDTAQPSYQERQVQRQPYYGYGGNSGYGNNSGYGMSAPDPRDPTRRIYVDPRYGRGYANDYAESDAPRYYRRRSYQVRPYYEDDDD; this is encoded by the coding sequence ATGCGTAAGTTGGTCCTGGCGGTTGCGGCGCTCGCTTTTGCGGCCGGCACCTCGCTTGCTCATGCCGCGGTCGATATCGAGGTCAACAAGGATATTCAGCAGATGACCGTCTCGGTCGATGGTCAGGTGCTGTATCGCTGGCCGGTGTCGAGCGGCAATCCCACGCACGAGACGCCGAACGGAAAATTCCAGACCTTCCGCATGGAAGAAGATCACTACTCGAAAGAGTTCGACGATGCGCCGATGCCGCATTCGATCTTCTTCACCAAGCAGGGCCATGCCATCCACGGCACGGACTCGGTCAGAAATCTCGGCATGCCGGTCTCGCACGGCTGCGTGCGCCTGTCCCGCGCCAACGCAACCACGCTGTGGAATTTGGTAAAGCGGGAAGGCCTCCTCAAAACCTCCGTCCGCCTCACCGGCTCCTCGCGCGTGGCGCTGGCGCGCAATCCGCGCAACGTGGCGACGCGCGGCGGCACCACGCTCGATGCCAATGCGGGCGCGACTGCAGGCCAGCCGCTCGATACCACGCCGCGGCGCCTTGCGCCCGGTGCGATGTTCGACCGGCCGGGCGACGATACGGCGCAACCGTCCTATCAGGAACGGCAGGTGCAGCGGCAGCCTTATTACGGCTATGGCGGCAACAGTGGTTACGGCAACAACAGCGGCTACGGCATGTCCGCGCCCGATCCGCGCGACCCGACCCGGCGCATCTATGTCGATCCGCGCTATGGCCGCGGCTATGCCAACGATTACGCCGAAAGCGACGCCCCGCGCTATTACCGGCGCCGGAGCTATCAGGTCCGTCCTTATTACGAGGATGACGACGACTAG
- a CDS encoding DUF1328 domain-containing protein has translation MLGWVVTFLIIALVAGLLGFGGIAGASIEIAKIVFFIAIVLFAVSAVVGLMRGRRPMV, from the coding sequence ATGTTGGGTTGGGTTGTGACGTTTCTCATCATCGCGCTGGTCGCGGGCCTTCTCGGCTTCGGCGGCATTGCCGGCGCGTCGATCGAAATCGCCAAGATCGTGTTCTTTATCGCCATCGTGCTGTTCGCCGTCTCGGCCGTTGTGGGCCTGATGCGCGGCCGACGACCGATGGTGTAG